The following are encoded together in the Peromyscus eremicus unplaced genomic scaffold, PerEre_H2_v1 PerEre#2#unplaced_72, whole genome shotgun sequence genome:
- the Shisa7 gene encoding LOW QUALITY PROTEIN: protein shisa-7 (The sequence of the model RefSeq protein was modified relative to this genomic sequence to represent the inferred CDS: deleted 4 bases in 4 codons), with protein MRALLLLGTVALLASATGPAGARPSNDTSAVAPGPLPALLAHLRRLTGALAGGGSAAGTGANATKTSPAGGAGAAARAPPPAELCHGYYDVMGQYDATFNCGTGSYRFCCGTCHYRFCCEHRHMRLAQASCSNYDTPRWATTPPPLAGGAGGAGGAGGGPGPGQAGWLEGGRAGGAGGRGGEGPGGSTAYVVCGVISFALAVGVGAKVAFSKASRAPRAHREINVPRALVDILRHQAGPTTRPDRARSSSLTPGLGGPESMPPRTPKNLYNTMKPSNLDNLHYNVNSPQHRAATLDWRAMPPPSPSLHYSTLSCSRSFHNLSHLPPSYEAAVKSELNRYSSLKRLAEKDLDEAYLKRRHLEMPRGTLPLHALRRPGTGGGYRMDAWGGPEELGLAPAPNPRRVMSQEHLLGDGGRARYEFTLPRARLVSQEHLLLSSPDALRQSREHLLSPPRSPALPPDPTTRASLAASHSNLLLGPGGPPTPLHGLPPSGLHAHHHHALHGSPQPAWMSDAGGGGGTLARRPPFQRQGTLEQLQFIPGHHLPQHLRTASKNEVTV; from the exons ATGCGGGCCCTGCTGCTGCTCGGGACCGTCGCGCTGCTGGCCTCCGCCACGGGCCCGGCC GGGGCGCGCCCATCCAATGACACGAGCGCCGTGGCCCCGGGCCCGCTGCCTGCGCTCCTCGCGCACCTGAGGCGCCTAACC GGGGCTCTGGCGGGCGGCGGGAGCGCGGCGGGCACCGGCGCCAACGCCACCAAGACCAGCCCCGCGGGTGGCGCGGGCGCAGCGGCACGGGCGCCCCCTCCGGCCGAGCTCTGCCACGGCTACTACGATGTCATGGGCCAGTACGACGCCACCTTCAACTGC GGCACCGGCTCCTACCGCTTCTGCTGCGGCACCTGCCACTACCGCTTTTGCTGCGAGCACCGCCACATGCGCCTGGCGCAGGCCTCCTGCTCCAACTACGACACGCCACGCTGGGCCACCACGCCTCCGCCTCTAGCCGGAGGCGCCGGGGGCGCAGGGGGTGCGGGCGGGGGGCCGGGGCCGGGCCAGGCAGGGTGGCTGGAAGGGGGCCGGGCCGGGGGCGCGGGGGGACGTGGGGGCGAGGGCCCCGGGGGCAGCACCGCGTACGTGGTGTGCGGAGTCATCAGCTTCGCCCTAGCGGTGGGCGTCGGTGCCAAAGTGGCCTTCAGCAAGGCGTCGCGTGCGCCCAGAGCGCACCGGGAGATCAACGTGCCCAG AGCTCTGGTGGACATTCTGAGACATCAGGCAGGACCTACAACCCGTCCAGACCGGGCTCGAAGTAGTTCTCTGACCCCGGGGCTAGGAGGCCCAGAGAGCATGCCCCCCAGGACGCCCAAGAACCTTTACAACACCATGAAGCCCTCCAACCTTG ATAACCTGCACTACAACGTCAACAGCCCCCAGCACCGCGCTGCCACACTGG ACTGGCGAGCCATGCCAccacccagcccctccctgcaCTATTCCACGCTGTCCTGCTCGCGATCCTTCCACAACCTCTCGCATCTTCCCCCGTCCTATGAGGCTGCTGTGAAGTCAGAACTGAACCGCTACTCCTCTCTGAAGAGACTGG CTGAGAAAGATCTGGACGAAGCCTACCTGAAGCGCAGACATCTGGAGATGCCCCGCGGGACACTGCCTTTGCATGCCCTCCGGCGGCCCGGCACTGGAGGTGGTTACCGCATGGATGCCTGGGGTGGTCCGGAGGAGCTGGGCCTGGCACCGGCCCCCAACCCCCGGCGGGTTATGTCCCAGGAGCACCTGCTGGGTGACGGTGGCCGGGCTCGCTATGAGTTCACACTGCCTCGAGCCCGTCTGGTGTCCCAGGAACACCTGCTGCTGTCC TCACCAGATGCTCTTCGCCAGAGCCGTGAGCACCTGCTGTCACCCCCACGAAGTCCTGCGCTGCCCCCAGATCCCACCACCCGGGCCAGCCTGGCCGCCTCACACTCCAACCTGCTGCTGGGGCCCGGGGGGCCCCCCACACCACTGCATGGGTTGCCTCCGTCAGGCCTGCATGCTCACCATCACCATGCCCTTCACGGCTCTCCTCAGCCAGCCTGGATGTCCGATGCAGGCGGGGGCGGGGGCACACTGGCCCGCAGGCCACCCTTCCAGCGCCAGGGCACCCTGGAGCAGCTTCAGTTCATCCCTGGCCACCACCTGCCGCAGCACCTGCGTACTGCCAGCAAGAACGAAGTGACTGTCTGA